A genomic window from Vallitalea longa includes:
- a CDS encoding carbohydrate ABC transporter permease, producing MLANESVQINNTKKNKILSVLLNIFFIILVISIFLPLIWLLINSLKSNNELFNNSLALPSKWLFSNYAEAWGKGLFSYFKNSLIVSSASLILIITISALLAYGLTRFHVKGGNIIFFIILGGMALSEQVALVPLYKMLQAMNLYNTYFAVILPYIAFRIPFTVFLMRAYFITIPKELEEAAYIDGYNSFQIFYKIIVPISKPVFASCAIVNLNFVWNEFLFANVFLESKEIMTIPIGLMTFQGDMKANYTVMLAGIVIASIPMILIFLSMQKQFIRGLTAGSVKG from the coding sequence ATGTTAGCTAACGAGAGCGTACAGATAAATAATACAAAAAAGAATAAAATATTATCTGTTTTATTGAACATATTCTTTATTATCTTGGTAATAAGTATTTTTCTCCCATTAATATGGTTACTGATAAACTCATTGAAAAGCAATAATGAACTTTTCAATAATTCATTAGCATTACCTAGTAAATGGCTGTTCAGCAATTATGCTGAAGCATGGGGAAAAGGATTATTTTCTTATTTTAAGAATTCACTTATAGTAAGTTCGGCTTCATTGATATTAATCATTACAATCAGTGCATTATTAGCTTATGGACTTACAAGATTTCATGTAAAAGGAGGTAACATTATCTTCTTTATAATTCTTGGCGGAATGGCTCTATCGGAACAAGTTGCTTTAGTGCCTCTTTACAAGATGTTACAGGCAATGAATTTATATAATACGTATTTTGCTGTGATTCTACCATATATAGCATTTCGTATACCGTTTACAGTATTTTTGATGAGAGCATATTTCATTACAATACCAAAAGAACTAGAGGAAGCAGCTTACATAGATGGATATAACAGTTTTCAGATATTTTACAAGATTATTGTACCTATAAGTAAACCTGTTTTTGCTTCTTGTGCAATTGTTAATCTTAATTTTGTATGGAATGAATTCCTATTTGCTAACGTTTTTCTTGAGAGTAAAGAGATAATGACAATACCTATAGGATTAATGACATTTCAAGGAGATATGAAAGCTAATTATACAGTTATGTTAGCTGGAATTGTTATTGCATCAATACCTATGATACTGATTTTCTTATCAATGCAAAAGCAATTCATTAGAGGTCTGACAGCAGGATCGGTTAAAGGTTAG
- a CDS encoding SIS domain-containing protein, producing the protein MKREHMEQINTATKAVQVKKNINHFYFVACGGSMALMMPARYILDCECEIPATVYTANEFVHRIPKALGTDSVVITCSMRGKTPETVEATRLAKEKGALTISLSHNIGSPLWETTEYPIHYDWLDEPDMTNHNHTILHCLIFKILNAIQPNEKYERACRCIDKMDGIFKANIEKYSSKAIEFGANYKREKVIYTMASGGNYGPAYSFAICLLMEMQWINSNAIHSGEYFHGPFEITDADVPFIIIKGIDKSRYLDERAYSFCKKYTNKIVLIDAADFDMKDIDEDLKGYFASIVTGVVLRGYADALADHRGHPLTVRRYMWRMEY; encoded by the coding sequence ATGAAGAGAGAACATATGGAACAAATTAACACAGCTACAAAGGCAGTACAAGTGAAGAAAAACATCAATCATTTTTATTTTGTTGCTTGTGGAGGTTCTATGGCTTTGATGATGCCAGCTAGATACATATTGGATTGTGAATGTGAGATACCAGCTACAGTATATACAGCTAATGAATTTGTTCACAGAATTCCAAAAGCATTAGGAACAGATTCTGTAGTAATAACATGTTCTATGCGAGGTAAAACTCCGGAGACAGTTGAGGCTACTAGATTAGCTAAGGAAAAAGGGGCTTTGACAATTTCCTTATCACATAATATAGGCTCACCACTATGGGAAACTACAGAATATCCTATTCACTATGATTGGTTGGATGAACCAGATATGACTAATCATAATCACACTATTCTACATTGTCTAATATTCAAAATTCTTAATGCAATCCAGCCTAATGAAAAGTATGAGAGAGCTTGTAGATGTATTGATAAAATGGATGGAATCTTTAAAGCTAATATTGAAAAATATTCATCCAAGGCTATTGAGTTCGGTGCGAATTATAAAAGAGAGAAAGTCATATATACTATGGCAAGTGGAGGAAATTATGGACCAGCATATTCATTTGCTATATGTTTGTTGATGGAAATGCAGTGGATTAATTCTAATGCTATCCATTCAGGTGAATATTTCCATGGACCATTTGAAATCACTGATGCAGATGTACCTTTTATCATTATTAAGGGTATCGATAAGTCAAGATACCTTGATGAAAGAGCTTATTCTTTCTGTAAAAAATATACAAATAAAATCGTATTGATAGATGCAGCAGATTTTGATATGAAGGATATTGATGAAGATCTAAAAGGTTATTTTGCATCAATAGTCACAGGAGTAGTTCTTAGAGGATATGCAGATGCTCTTGCCGATCATAGAGGACATCCATTAACTGTAAGAAGATATATGTGGAGAATGGAATATTAA
- a CDS encoding YitT family protein, protein MGIKLNKSRLESYLFTIISCIFYALAINLFIKPNNIVGGGVTGIALLINRFFPWGVGLIAYVLNIPIMIMSFRIKDFSYTLRCLIVTTILNFLIDALVFLPPMTDNPLIGAGYGGVFLGISVGINYRYNVSSGGTELLGQLLITRFKNMTIGKILIIIDGSIVLFGSLILHNPENVLLALIMIFVSGKVSDLVVNGFDCIRMCYIITAHEEKVASELMKKSSRGITKINGIGMYSRKDYSVLMTAVTKQQFTKLKESVIKADKNALVIIINTSEVLGKGFK, encoded by the coding sequence ATGGGCATCAAATTAAATAAAAGCAGATTGGAAAGTTATCTTTTTACAATAATAAGTTGTATTTTTTATGCATTGGCAATAAATCTTTTTATCAAACCTAATAATATTGTTGGAGGTGGAGTTACTGGAATTGCACTTCTTATTAATAGATTTTTTCCATGGGGTGTTGGGTTGATTGCTTATGTACTTAATATACCTATAATGATAATGTCATTTAGAATAAAAGATTTTTCTTATACATTAAGATGTTTGATAGTTACTACTATATTGAATTTTTTAATTGATGCATTAGTTTTTTTGCCGCCTATGACTGATAATCCTCTCATAGGTGCAGGTTATGGAGGAGTTTTTCTTGGTATATCGGTGGGTATTAATTATAGATATAATGTATCAAGTGGAGGAACAGAACTCTTAGGGCAGTTATTAATTACTAGATTCAAGAATATGACTATAGGTAAAATCTTAATTATTATTGATGGAAGTATAGTACTTTTCGGAAGTTTAATATTACATAATCCAGAAAATGTACTTCTGGCATTGATTATGATATTTGTCAGTGGGAAAGTAAGTGATCTTGTTGTTAATGGGTTTGATTGTATTAGAATGTGCTATATTATTACTGCTCATGAAGAAAAAGTTGCTTCGGAGTTAATGAAAAAGTCTAGCCGTGGTATAACTAAGATTAATGGAATAGGAATGTATAGTAGAAAAGATTATAGTGTTCTTATGACTGCAGTTACTAAACAGCAGTTTACTAAACTGAAAGAGAGTGTTATAAAAGCTGATAAAAATGCTTTGGTTATAATAATTAATACGAGTGAAGTGTTGGGTAAGGGGTTTAAGTAA
- a CDS encoding ROK family transcriptional regulator has product MVSNKRRDSIEVKLHNRMLVILTTLKYGPISRTELAKKLGMTKGGISPIVTSLIAEGALQEVGIEQTSAGRKPTLLSLNGNYMNAIVVHWGRPFYEVAVINIRGDIEDSINGNIEKGETLNDVLSNLNKSIEKIVQRNSRKKIVGIGVAAPGPIDLSTKTILKPPYFNNFSNIKVDEMLGKNLNYPIFLENDADARAIAEKYFGVGKNYSDFVYISVMEGIGAGIIINGVQYRNDNSYAGEFGHLTINYKGKLCDCGNRGCLEVYSSIRAIKEKIYELEGKKVKWEDIVSKTIQGDIRYNKIINESIVALGSGIISLIHMFQPESIVIGGNIIDLGEKIITTKIKEVVTKKSIFRNYYTPEIYLSKVKNSCLKGIAMSVFEKILVNNEKCE; this is encoded by the coding sequence ATGGTGTCAAATAAAAGAAGAGATTCAATAGAAGTAAAACTTCATAATAGAATGTTGGTTATTCTTACTACTTTGAAATATGGACCTATTTCAAGAACCGAATTAGCAAAAAAATTAGGGATGACAAAAGGCGGTATATCTCCTATAGTTACTTCTCTAATAGCTGAAGGAGCATTACAAGAAGTAGGTATAGAACAAACTTCAGCAGGAAGAAAGCCAACTTTGCTGAGTTTGAATGGAAACTATATGAATGCAATAGTTGTCCATTGGGGAAGACCATTTTATGAAGTTGCAGTAATAAATATTAGAGGAGATATTGAGGACTCTATTAATGGAAATATCGAAAAAGGTGAAACATTAAATGATGTTTTGTCTAATTTAAATAAATCTATAGAAAAAATAGTACAGAGAAATAGTAGAAAAAAAATAGTAGGAATTGGTGTTGCTGCACCAGGACCAATAGATCTAAGTACAAAAACAATTTTAAAACCACCATATTTTAATAATTTTTCTAATATAAAGGTTGATGAGATGCTAGGAAAGAATCTTAATTATCCTATATTTTTGGAAAATGATGCAGATGCAAGAGCAATTGCTGAAAAATATTTTGGAGTAGGAAAAAATTACAGCGATTTTGTATATATTAGTGTTATGGAAGGTATAGGTGCAGGTATTATTATTAATGGAGTACAGTATCGTAATGATAATTCCTATGCAGGTGAATTCGGACATTTAACAATTAATTATAAAGGCAAACTTTGTGATTGTGGTAATAGAGGATGTTTAGAAGTATATAGTTCAATAAGAGCAATAAAGGAAAAGATTTATGAATTAGAAGGTAAAAAAGTTAAATGGGAAGACATAGTTAGTAAAACAATACAAGGAGATATAAGATACAATAAAATAATTAATGAGAGCATAGTTGCATTAGGAAGTGGAATTATATCATTAATTCATATGTTCCAACCTGAAAGTATTGTTATAGGTGGTAACATTATTGATTTAGGTGAGAAAATTATAACTACTAAAATAAAAGAAGTGGTAACTAAGAAATCAATATTTAGAAATTATTATACACCAGAAATATATTTATCAAAAGTAAAGAACTCCTGTTTAAAAGGTATAGCAATGTCTGTGTTTGAGAAGATTCTAGTTAATAATGAAAAATGTGAGTAA
- a CDS encoding PfkB family carbohydrate kinase, producing the protein MNFQNLRGILDKVSKKRIGVIGDCCLDIYWEADMKLSELSLETPQFPLPIVSEKFYLGSAGNIVNNLSTLEVDEIDFITVVGDDWRKTIVFDLLENMKNVNTKHIIVSKERVTPAYCKPIKQGISDVVYEDSRLDFWNLGQISNKVEEDIINRLNEMAKKVDAIIVEDQLKNGVMTDKIREVISELGRNGKTIIVDSREYAHKYKNVMLKPNDKELINMANNLNLDIDGMDIVSVAREISNKINKDIIVTLGEKGSIWVSENETFKKDIFKVEGEIDIVGAGDGFIAGLAAFYDSTSKENILSLCNLMSSIIIKKIGITGSASKEEILKNYVLKLEKPYFEKLNAMENKDIKCALFDFDGTISTLRHGWEDIMFDYVYEQLHQYYMGRDKELTDKIKEFIRDTTGVQTIFQMQWIVEQVKLGGGKPLDQWEYKDGYNKALLEVVRTRADALLQGKMKPIDFRVPGSKEFIEKLVSRGIKCYIASGTDDDDIKKEMKAIEVENLFEDSKGAPYRKAACPKEAVYRKLIEELSYKPNEILVVGDGKVEINLGVNNGSLTLGVACDEYSLQGIDLKKRDRLVKARAHGIVMDFNDYNSILEWING; encoded by the coding sequence ATGAATTTCCAAAATTTAAGAGGAATTTTAGACAAAGTTTCAAAGAAAAGAATTGGTGTTATAGGAGATTGCTGTTTAGATATTTATTGGGAAGCGGATATGAAATTAAGTGAATTATCTCTTGAAACACCACAATTTCCATTACCGATTGTCAGTGAAAAATTTTATCTTGGATCTGCTGGTAATATTGTAAACAATTTATCTACTTTAGAAGTTGATGAAATAGATTTTATTACAGTTGTAGGAGATGATTGGAGAAAGACAATAGTTTTTGATTTGTTGGAAAATATGAAGAATGTAAATACTAAACATATTATAGTTTCTAAAGAGAGAGTTACACCAGCATATTGTAAGCCTATTAAACAAGGTATTTCAGATGTTGTATATGAAGATTCACGATTGGATTTTTGGAATTTAGGACAAATAAGTAATAAGGTTGAAGAAGATATCATTAATAGATTAAATGAAATGGCAAAAAAAGTAGATGCAATTATTGTTGAAGATCAATTAAAAAATGGAGTAATGACAGATAAAATACGAGAAGTAATATCTGAATTAGGTAGAAATGGGAAAACAATAATTGTTGATAGTAGAGAGTATGCTCATAAATATAAAAATGTAATGTTGAAACCTAATGATAAAGAGCTCATCAATATGGCTAATAATTTAAATTTAGATATTGATGGTATGGACATAGTTTCTGTTGCAAGAGAAATATCAAATAAAATAAATAAAGATATTATTGTAACTCTAGGTGAGAAAGGTTCTATATGGGTATCTGAGAATGAAACATTTAAAAAAGATATTTTCAAGGTAGAAGGTGAAATTGATATTGTTGGTGCTGGTGATGGATTTATTGCAGGTTTAGCTGCTTTTTATGACTCAACTTCAAAAGAAAATATATTATCATTATGTAACCTCATGTCCAGCATTATAATTAAGAAAATTGGTATAACAGGTAGTGCAAGTAAAGAAGAAATCTTGAAAAATTATGTTTTAAAGTTGGAGAAACCTTATTTTGAAAAATTAAATGCAATGGAAAATAAAGATATTAAATGTGCACTATTTGATTTTGATGGAACTATATCAACGTTAAGGCATGGTTGGGAAGATATTATGTTTGACTATGTATATGAACAATTACATCAATATTATATGGGTAGGGATAAAGAATTAACGGATAAAATAAAGGAATTTATTCGTGATACTACAGGAGTACAGACAATCTTTCAAATGCAATGGATTGTTGAACAAGTTAAACTTGGGGGAGGTAAACCATTAGATCAGTGGGAATATAAAGATGGTTATAATAAAGCTTTATTGGAAGTGGTTAGAACTAGAGCGGATGCTTTGCTCCAAGGTAAGATGAAGCCAATAGATTTCAGAGTTCCTGGTTCTAAAGAATTTATTGAAAAATTGGTTAGTAGAGGCATTAAATGTTATATAGCAAGTGGTACAGATGATGATGATATAAAAAAAGAAATGAAAGCTATTGAAGTAGAGAATTTGTTTGAGGATTCAAAAGGAGCACCATATAGAAAAGCAGCTTGTCCAAAAGAAGCTGTATATAGAAAACTTATTGAGGAGTTATCTTATAAGCCTAATGAAATTCTAGTTGTTGGTGACGGAAAAGTTGAAATAAATTTAGGAGTTAATAATGGTTCGCTTACATTAGGTGTAGCTTGTGATGAATATTCATTACAAGGTATTGATTTGAAGAAACGAGATAGACTTGTTAAAGCAAGAGCACATGGGATTGTTATGGATTTTAATGATTATAATTCAATATTAGAATGGATTAATGGGTGA
- a CDS encoding D-sedoheptulose-7-phosphate isomerase, translating to MGDYMENRDKLKKIENNLNDFIKKIPELISVRENIWNTFLEMIKTYESGGKILVCGNGGSAADADHIIGELMKGFMLKRELKEKDSLPWINSALSDSILGELQYGLPAINLCAHNALNTAFANDVNPELIFAQQVFSLGNKEDLFLGISTSGNSKNVYYGGVVGKSKGMTCVALTGENGGCMKKHFDITINVPSNITPVVQEYHLPIYHELCKWVEEYFFSI from the coding sequence ATGGGTGATTATATGGAAAATAGGGACAAGCTTAAAAAGATAGAAAATAACCTGAATGATTTTATAAAAAAAATACCTGAACTAATAAGTGTTAGAGAAAATATATGGAACACTTTTTTAGAAATGATAAAAACATATGAGAGTGGTGGAAAAATCCTTGTATGTGGTAATGGAGGCAGTGCAGCAGATGCGGATCATATTATTGGGGAATTAATGAAAGGTTTTATGCTAAAGAGGGAATTAAAGGAAAAAGATAGTCTGCCTTGGATCAATAGTGCTTTATCTGATAGTATCCTTGGTGAGTTACAATATGGATTACCTGCAATTAATTTGTGTGCTCATAATGCACTAAATACTGCTTTTGCTAATGATGTTAATCCTGAATTGATTTTTGCTCAACAGGTTTTTTCTCTAGGAAATAAAGAAGATTTATTTCTTGGTATATCTACCTCAGGAAATTCAAAAAATGTTTATTATGGAGGTGTTGTCGGTAAATCAAAGGGAATGACGTGTGTAGCCTTAACTGGTGAAAACGGAGGTTGTATGAAAAAACATTTTGATATAACCATAAATGTTCCTTCAAATATTACACCGGTTGTTCAGGAATACCATTTACCAATATATCATGAATTGTGTAAGTGGGTGGAAGAATACTTTTTCAGTATATAG
- a CDS encoding sugar ABC transporter ATP-binding protein, which produces MEYLLKASDISKSFPGVKALDNVNFDLKPGEVHVLLGENGAGKSTLIKVLAGIHKPDTGTIKYKDKEVKIQGPKHAQEIGIGVIYQELNLCHHLSVAENIFLGREHVNGFRLNRKKMIEESKKYLSLLQANINPKALVKDLTVSKRQMVEIAKTISMNADVIIMDEPTSSLSEKEVSELFEVIKTLKNQKKGIIYISHKMDELELIADRVSVFRDGTYIATKEYKDTNIDELISLMVGRSLDDKFPRVEVEVGEEILKVENINVKNLLSDINFSIREGEILGIAGLVGCGRTEMAKTIFGAIKKDSGNIYLNNKKVKINSPRDSVKNGILYVPEDRKNEGLAVNLSVADNIILPNMEAVISKKLGIKKNKSIKKISDKTVKDFNIKTPSINQKINNLSGGNQQKVVIGKWINKKPKVLIFDEPTRGIDVQAKTEIYKILNNLKKQAVGVVVISSELPELLGITDRILVMREGTISGELITKEATQEKIMNLATVN; this is translated from the coding sequence ATGGAATATCTTTTGAAAGCATCAGATATATCAAAAAGTTTTCCAGGAGTTAAAGCATTAGATAATGTTAATTTTGATTTGAAACCTGGTGAAGTTCATGTCTTGTTGGGAGAAAACGGTGCTGGTAAATCTACATTGATTAAAGTTCTAGCGGGTATTCATAAACCTGATACTGGGACAATTAAATATAAAGATAAAGAAGTTAAAATTCAAGGACCAAAACATGCACAGGAAATTGGAATAGGGGTAATTTATCAAGAACTTAACTTATGTCATCATTTATCCGTAGCAGAAAATATTTTTCTAGGGAGAGAACATGTCAATGGTTTCAGACTTAACAGGAAAAAAATGATAGAAGAATCAAAAAAATATTTATCGTTATTACAAGCCAATATTAATCCAAAAGCTTTAGTAAAGGATTTAACTGTTTCAAAGAGACAGATGGTAGAGATTGCAAAAACCATCTCCATGAATGCTGATGTAATAATTATGGATGAACCTACTTCATCATTGAGTGAAAAGGAAGTAAGTGAATTATTTGAAGTTATAAAAACATTGAAGAACCAGAAAAAGGGTATTATCTATATATCTCATAAAATGGATGAACTAGAATTAATTGCAGATAGAGTATCTGTTTTTAGAGATGGTACTTATATTGCAACAAAAGAATATAAAGATACTAATATAGATGAATTGATTAGTCTTATGGTTGGACGTTCCTTAGATGATAAATTTCCAAGAGTAGAAGTAGAAGTAGGAGAAGAAATATTAAAAGTTGAAAATATTAATGTAAAAAATTTATTGAGTGATATTAATTTTAGTATAAGAGAAGGAGAAATTCTAGGTATTGCAGGATTAGTTGGTTGTGGAAGAACTGAAATGGCAAAAACTATATTTGGAGCCATTAAAAAAGATTCAGGTAATATATATCTAAACAACAAAAAGGTAAAAATTAATTCTCCTAGAGATTCTGTTAAAAATGGAATATTATATGTTCCTGAAGATAGAAAAAATGAAGGATTAGCTGTTAACCTCAGTGTAGCAGATAATATCATTTTACCTAACATGGAAGCAGTTATTTCTAAAAAACTAGGTATCAAAAAAAATAAATCAATAAAGAAAATTTCTGATAAAACTGTAAAAGATTTTAATATTAAAACGCCAAGCATTAATCAAAAGATAAATAATCTATCTGGAGGTAATCAACAAAAGGTAGTCATTGGAAAATGGATTAATAAAAAGCCTAAAGTATTGATTTTCGATGAACCTACAAGAGGTATAGATGTACAAGCCAAAACTGAAATATACAAAATATTAAACAATCTAAAAAAACAAGCAGTTGGAGTAGTGGTTATATCATCTGAGTTACCTGAATTGTTAGGTATAACAGATAGAATATTAGTAATGAGAGAAGGTACTATTTCAGGAGAATTAATTACAAAAGAAGCTACACAGGAAAAAATAATGAATTTAGCGACAGTTAATTAA
- a CDS encoding ABC transporter permease produces the protein MSNYTKFKSKLTPESFRILSVLSGLLILMLFFSITSQYFFTTNNLLTVALQSSIIAIIAIGQTFVLITAGIDLAIGSNMALAGVISGMLMVNGYNVFFAVLVGILSGALVGFISGVIIVKGDLPPFVVTLGAMSIVRGIALVITKGIPISGLPKSFQVIGNGKLLHIPIPAIIMILLTVIFSFILSKTKLGNYIYASGSNLEATKLSGINTNKVIIIVYTFSGFLAACAGVIMASRIASGQPSAGMGYELFAVASAVIGGTSLAGGEGLIIGTLIGALVIGVLRNGLNLLSVSAFWQEILIGVVIILAVYADRIKHRKK, from the coding sequence ATGAGTAATTATACAAAATTCAAGTCCAAGTTGACACCGGAAAGTTTTAGAATATTATCTGTTTTAAGTGGGCTTTTGATTCTTATGTTGTTTTTCAGTATCACTTCACAGTATTTCTTTACAACAAATAACTTATTAACAGTAGCATTGCAGAGTTCAATTATAGCTATTATAGCTATTGGACAAACATTCGTTTTGATTACAGCTGGAATAGATTTAGCAATAGGTTCTAATATGGCTTTAGCAGGAGTTATATCTGGAATGCTAATGGTCAATGGATATAATGTATTTTTTGCTGTTCTAGTAGGAATTTTGAGTGGAGCATTAGTTGGTTTTATCTCAGGAGTAATTATCGTTAAAGGGGATTTACCTCCATTTGTAGTAACTCTTGGAGCAATGAGTATAGTAAGAGGTATTGCATTGGTAATAACAAAAGGTATACCAATATCCGGCCTTCCAAAATCATTTCAAGTAATAGGTAATGGTAAATTATTACATATTCCTATACCTGCAATTATTATGATTTTGTTAACTGTTATATTTAGCTTCATACTCTCTAAGACTAAGCTGGGTAATTATATCTATGCTTCAGGAAGTAATTTAGAAGCTACAAAACTTTCAGGAATAAATACAAATAAAGTAATTATTATTGTATATACATTCAGTGGATTTTTAGCTGCATGTGCAGGTGTAATAATGGCATCTAGAATTGCATCTGGACAACCTTCAGCAGGTATGGGTTATGAATTATTTGCAGTTGCTTCAGCAGTTATCGGGGGAACAAGTCTTGCTGGTGGTGAAGGTTTAATAATCGGAACTTTAATTGGAGCTCTTGTAATAGGTGTTTTAAGAAATGGTTTGAATCTGCTTAGTGTATCAGCTTTCTGGCAGGAAATTTTAATTGGTGTGGTTATTATTCTAGCAGTTTATGCTGATAGAATAAAACATAGAAAAAAATGA